From Camelus dromedarius isolate mCamDro1 chromosome X, mCamDro1.pat, whole genome shotgun sequence, one genomic window encodes:
- the MED12 gene encoding mediator of RNA polymerase II transcription subunit 12 isoform X7: MAAFGILSYEHRPLKRPRLGPPDVYPQDPKQKEDELTALNVKQGFNNQPAVSGDEHGSAKNVNFNPAKISSNFSSIIAEKLRCNTLPDTGRRKPQVNQKDNFWLVTPRSQSAINTWFTDLAGTKPLTQLAKKVPIFSKKDEVFGYLAKYTVPVMRAAWLIKMTCAYYAAMSETKVKKRHVVDPFTEWTQIITKYLWEQLQKMAEYYRPGPAGSGGCGSTIGPLPHDVEVAIRQWDYNEKLAMFMFQDGMLDRHEFLTWVLECFEKIRPGEDELLKLLLPLLLRYSGEFVQSAYLSRRLAYFCTRRLALQLDGVSSHSSHVMSTQSTSTLPTTPTPQPPTSSTPSTPFSDLLMCPQHRPLVFGLSCILQTILLCCPSALVWHYSLTDSRIKTGSPLDHLPIAPSNLPMPEGNSAFTQQVRAKLREIEQQIKERGQAVEVRWSFDKCQEATAGFTIGRVLHTLEVLDSHSFERSDFSNSLDSLCNRIFGLGPSKDGHEISSDDDAVVSLLCEWAVSCKRSGRHRAMVVAKLLEKRQAEIEAERCGESEASDEKGSIASGSLSAPSAPIFQDVLLQFLDTQAPMLTDPRSESERVEFFNLVLLFCELIRHDVFSHNMYTCTLISRGDLAFGAPGPRPPSPFDDPADDPERKEAEGSSSSKLEDPGLSESMDIDPSSSVLFEDMEKPDFSLFSPTMPCEGKGSPSPGKPDVEKEVKPPPKEKLEGTLGVLYDQPRHVQYATHFPIPQEESCSHECNQRLVVLFGVGKQRDDARHAIKKITKDILKVLNRKGTAETDQLAPIVPLNPGDLTFLGGEDGQKRRRNRPEAFPTAEDIFAKFQHLSHYDQHQVTAQVSRNVLEQITSFALGMSYHLPLVQHVQFIFDLMEYSLSISGLIDFAIQLLNELSVVEAELLLKSSDLVGSYTTSLCLCIVAVLRHYHACLILNQDQMAQVFEGLCGVVKHGMNRSDGSSAERCILAYLYDLYTSCSHLKSKFGELFSDFCSKVKNTIYCNVEPSESNMRWAPEFMIDTLENPAAHTFTYTGLGKSLSENPANRYSFVCNALMHVCVGHHDPDRVNDIAILCAELTGYCKSLSAEWLGVLKALCCSSNNGTCGFNDLLCNVDVSDLSFHDSLATFVAILIARQCLLLEDLIRCAAIPSLLNAACSEQDSEPGARLTCRILLHLFKTPQLNPCQSDGNKPTVGIRSSCDRHLLAASQNRIVDGAVFAVLKAVFVLGDAELKGSGFTVTGGTEELPEEEGGGGSGGRRQGGRNISVETASLDVYAKYVLRSICQQEWVGERCLKSLCEDSNDLQDPVLSSAQAQRLMQLICYPHRLLDNEDGENPQRQRIKRILQNLDQWTMRQSSLELQLMIKQTPKNEMNSLLENIAKATIEVFQQSAETGSSSGNTASNMPSSSKTKPVLSSLERSGVWLVAPLIAKLPTSVQGHVLKAAGEELEKGQHLGSSSRKERDRQKQKSMSLLSQQPFLSLVLTCLKGQDEQREGLLTSLYSQVHQIVNNWRDDQYLDDCKPKQLMHEALKLRLNLVGGMFDTVQRSTQQTTEWAVLLLEIIISGTVDMQSNNELFTTVLDMLSVLINGTLAADMSSISQGSMEENKRAYMNLVKKLQKELGERQSDSLEKVRQLLPLPKPTRDVITCEPQGSLIDTKGNKIAGFDSIFKKEGLQVSTKQKISPWDLFEGLKPSAPLSWGWFGTVRVDRRVARGEEQQRLLLYHTHLRPRPRAYYLEPLPLPPEDEEPPAPALLEPEKKAPEPPKTDKPGAAPPNTEERKKKSTKGKKRSQPAAKTEDYGMGPGRSGPYGVTVPPDLLHHANPGSISHLSYRQGSIGLYTQNQPLPAGGPRVDPYRPVRLPMQKMPTRPPYPGVLPTTMTGVMGLEPSSYKTSVYRQQQPAVPQGQRLRQQLQAKIQSQGILGQSSVHQMTPSSSYGLQTSQGYTPYVSHVGLQQHAGPADPTRHLQQRPSGYVHQQAPTYGHGLTSTQRFSHQTLQQTPMIGTMAQLGAQGVQAGVRSASILPEQQQQQQQQQQQQQQQQQQQQQQQQQQQQQQQQQQQQQYHIRQQQQQQILRQQQQQQQQQQQQQQQQQQQQQQQQQQQQQQQAHQQQQQAAPPQPQPQSQPQFQRQGLQQTQQQQQTAALVRQLQQQLSNTQPQPSTNIFGRY; this comes from the exons ATGGCGGCCTTCGGGATCTTGAGCTACGAACACCGGCCCCTGAAGCGGCCGCGGCTGGGGCCTCCCGATGTGTACCCTCAAGATCCCAAACAGAAGGAG GATGAACTCACGGCCTTGAATGTAAAACAAGGTTTCAATAACCAGCCTGCTGTCTCTGGGGATGAACATGGCAGTGCCAAGAACGTCAACTTCAATCCTGCCAAG ATCAGTTCCAACTTCAGCAGCATTATTGCAGAGAAGTTACGTTGTAACACCCTCCCTGACACTGGTCGCAGGAAGCCCCAAGTGAACCAGAAGGACAACTTCTGGCTGGTGACTCCACGATCCCAGAGTGCCATTAACACCTGGTTCACTGACCTGGCTGGCACCAAGCCACTTACACAACTAGCCAAAAAG GTCCCCATTTTCAGTAAGAAGGACGAAGTGTTTGGGTACTTAGCCAAATACACAGTGCCTGTGATGCGGGCTGCCTGGCTCATTAAGATGACTTGTGCCTACTATGCAGCAATGTCTGAGACCAAGGTTAAGAAGCGACATGTCGTTGACCCCTTCACGG AATGGACTCAGATTATTACCAAGTACTTATGGGAGCAGCTGCAAAAGATGGCTGAATACTACCGGCCAGGGCCTGCTGGAAGTGGGGGCTGTGGTTCCACTATAGGGCCCTTGCCCCATGATGTAGAGGTGGCAATCCGGCAGTGGGACTACAACGAGAAGCTGGCCATGTTCATGTTTCAG GACGGAATGCTGGACAGACATGAGTTCCTGACCTGGGTACTTGAGTGTTTTGAGAAAATCCGCCCTGGAGAGGATGAATTACTTAAACTACTGCTGCCTTTGCTGCTTCGA TACTCTGGGGAATTCGTTCAGTCTGCGTACTTGTCTCGCCGCCTTGCGTACTTCTGTACGCGGAGACTGGCCCTACAGCTGGATGGCGTGAGCAGTCACTCGTCTCATGTGATGTCCACTCAGTCAACGAGCACACTGCCCACCACCCCTACTCCTCAGCCCCCAACTAGCAGCACACCCTCTACACCCTTTAGTGACCTGCTTATGTGCCCTCAGCACCGGCCCCTGGTTTTTGGCCTCAGCTGTATCCTTCAG ACCATCCTCCTGTGTTGTCCTAGTGCCCTGGTTTGGCACTACTCACTGACTGATAGTCGAATCAAGACTGGCTCACCACTTGACCACCTGCCAATTGCCCCCTCCAACCTGCCCATGCCAGAGGGCAACAGTGCCTTCACTCAGCAG GTTCGTGCAAAGTTGCGGGAGATTGAGCAGCAGATCAAGGAGCGGGGACAGGCTGTTGAGGTTCGCTGGTCTTTTGATAAGTGCCAGGAAGCGACTGCAG GCTTCACCATTGGACGAGTGCTCCATACTTTGGAAGTGCTGGACAGCCATAGTTTTGAACGTTCGGACTTCAGCAATTCACTTGACTCCCTTTGTAACCGAATCTTTGGATTGGGGCCTAGCAAGGATGGGCACGAG ATCTCCTCAGATGATGATGCTGTGGTATCATTACTGTGTGAATGGGCTGTCAGCTGCAAGCGCTCTGGTCGGCATCGTGCTATGGTGGTAGCCAAACTGCTGgagaagaggcaggcagagatTGAGGCTGAG CGTTGTGGAGAATCTGAAGCCTCAGATGAAAAGGGTTCCATCGCCTCTGGCTCCCTTTCTGCTCCCAGTGCTCCCATTTTCCAGGATGTCCTCCTACAGTTTCTGGACACACAGGCTCCCATGCTGA CGGACCCCCGGAGTGAGAGTGAGCGGGTAGAATTCTTTAACCTGGTACTGCTGTTCTGTGAACTGATTCGACATGATGTTTTCTCCCACAACATGTATACTTGCACCCTCATCTCCCGAGGGGACCTTGCCTTTGGAGCCCCTGGTCCCCGGCCTCCCTCTCCTTTTGACGACCCTGCCGATGACCCTGAGCGCAAGGAGGCtgagggcagcagcagcagcaagctGGAG GATCCAGGGCTCTCAGAGTCTATGGACATCGATCCTAGCTCCAGTGTGCTCTTTGAGGACATGGAGAAGCCTGACTTCTCA TTGTTCTCCCCTACTATGCCCTGTGAGGGCAAGGGCAGTCCATCCCCTGGGAAGCCAGATGTTGAGAAGGAGGTGAAGCCCCCACCCAAGGAGAAGCTAGAAGGGACCCTTGGGGTTCTTTATGACCAGCCGCGGCATGTGCAGTATGCCACGCACTTTCCCATCCCCCAG GAGGAGTCATGCAGCCATGAGTGCAACCAGCGGTTGGTCGTACTGTTTGGGGTGGGAAAGCAGCGCGATGATGCCCGCCATGCCATCAAGAAAATTACCAAGGATATCCTGAAGGTTCTGAACCGCAAGGGGACCGCGGAAACTG ACCAGCTTGCTCCTATTGTGCCTCTGAATCCTGGAGACCTGACATTCTTAG GTGGGGAGGATGGGCAGAAGCGGCGACGCAACCGGCCTGAAGCCTTCCCCACTGCTGAGGACATCTTTGCTAAGTTCCAGCACCTTTCTCATTATGACCAACACCAGGTCACGGCTCAG GTCTCCCGGAACGTTCTGGAGCAGATCACAAGCTTCGCCCTTGGCATGTCATACCACTTGCCTCTCGTGCAGCACGTGCAGTTCATCTTCGACCTCATGGAGTATTCACTCAGCATCAGTGGCCTCATCGACTTTGCCATACAG CTACTGAATGAACTGAGTGTCGTGGAGGCCGAGTTGCTTCTCAAATCCTCGGACCTGGTGGGCAGCTACACTACCAGCCTGTGCCTGTGCATTGTGGCTGTCCTGAGGCACTACCACGCCTGCCTCATCCTCAACCAGGACCAGATGGCACAGGTCTTTGAGGG GCTGTGTGGCGTCGTGAAGCATGGGATGAACCGGTCCGATGGCTCCTCTGCGGAACGCTGTATCCTTGCTTATCTCTATGATCTGTACACCTCCTGTAGCCATTTAAAGAGCAAATTTGGGGAGCTCTTCAG cGACTTCTGCTCCAAGGTGAAGAACACCATCTACTGCAACGTGGAGCCGTCAGAATCCAACATGCGCTGGGCGCCCGAGTTCATGATTGACACTCTGGAGAACCCGGCCGCTCACACCTTCACCTACACGGGGCTAGGCAAGAGTCTTAGTGAGAACCCTGCTAACCGCTACAGCTTTGTCTGCAATGCCCTTATGCACGTCTGTGTGGGGCACCATGATCCCGATAG GGTGAATGACATCGCCATCCTGTGTGCAGAGCTGACGGGCTATTGCAAGTCGCTGAGTGCGGAGTGGCTGGGGGTGCTTAAGGCCTTGTGCTGCTCCTCTAACAATGGCACCTGTGGTTTCAACGACCTCCTCTGCAACGTGGAT GTCAGTGACCTGTCGTTTCACGACTCACTGGCTACTTTTGTCGCCATCCTCATCGCTCGGCAGTGTTTGCTCTTAGAGGATCTGATTCGCTGCGCGGCCATCCCTTCCCTCCTTAATGCTG CCTGCAGTGAACAGGACTCGGAACCAGGGGCCCGGCTTACCTGCCGTATTCTCCTCCACCTTTTCAAGACACCTCAACTCAATCCTTGCCAGTCGGACGGAA ACAAGCCTACAGTAGGAATCCGCTCCTCCTGTGACCGCCACCTGCTGGCTGCCTCCCAGAACCGCATCGTGGATGGAGCTGTGTTTGCTGTTCTCAAGGCTGTGTTTGTACTTG GGGATGCGGAACTGAAGGGGTCGGGCTTCACTGTGACAGGAGGAACAGAAGAACttccagaggaggagggaggaggtggcagtGGCGGTCGGAGGCAGGGTGGCCGCAACATCTCTGTGGAGACAGCAAGTCTGGATGTCTATGCCAAGTACGTGCTACGCAGCATCTGCCAGCAG GAATGGGTAGGAGAACGTTGCCTTAAATCGCTGTGTGAGGACAGCAATGACCTGCAAGACCCAGTGTTGAGTAGTGCCCAGGCCCAGCGCCTCATGCAGCTCATCTGCTACCCACATCGACTGCTAGACAACGAGGATGGGGAGAACCCCCAGCGGCAGCGCATTAAGCGTATTCTCCAG AACTTGGACCAGTGGACCATGCGCCAGTCTTCCTTGGAGCTGCAGCTCATGATCAAGCAGACCCCTAAAAAT GAGATGAATTCCCTCCTAGAGAACATCGCCAAGGCCACAATCGAGGTTTTCCAGCAATCAGCAGAGACAGGGTCATCTTCTGGAAACACTGCGAGCAACATGCCCAGCAGCAGCAAGACCAAGCCTGTGCTCAG CTCCTTAGAGCGCTCTGGTGTATGGCTGGTGGCGCCTCTCATTGCCAAACTGCCCACCTCGGTCCAGGGGCACGTGTTAAAGGCTGCTGGGGAAGAACTGGAGAAGGGCCAGCACCTTGGTTCCTCTTCCCGCAAAGAACGTGATCGACAAAAGCAGAAGAG CATGTCCCTGTTGAGCCAGCAGCCCTTCTTATCCCTCGTGCTGACATGTCTCAAAGGGCAGGATGAGCAGCGTGAGGGACTCCTTACCTCCCTCTACAGCCAGGTGCACCAG ATTGTGAATAATTGGCGAGATGACCAGTACTTAGATGATTGCAAACCAAAGCAGCTAATGCACGAGGCCCTCAAACTGCGGCTCAACCTG GTGGGGGGCATGTTTGACACGGTGCAGCGCAGCACCCAGCAGACCACAGAGTGGGCTGTGCTCCTCCTGGAGATCATCATCAGCGGCACTGTCGACATGCAGTCCAACAA TGAGCTCTTCACCACAGTCTTGGACATGCTGAGTGTGCTCATCAATGGAACACTGGCCGCGGATATGTCCAGCATCTCCCAAGGCAGCATGGAGGAAAACAAACGTGCCTATATGAATCTGGTGAAGAAGCTGCAG AAGGAGTTGGGGGAGCGCCAGTCAGACAGTCTAGAAAAAGTTCGCCAGCTGCTGCCACTGCCTAAGCCGACCCGAGATGTCATCACATGTGAGCCACAGGGCTCCCTTATCGACACCAAGGGCAACAAGATTGCTGGCTTTGACTCCATCTTCAAGAAGGAG GGTCTGCAGGTTTCCACCAAACAAAAGATCTCTCCCTGGGATCTTTTTGAGGGCTTGAAGCCATCAGCACCACTGTCTTGGGGCTGGTTTGGAACAGTGCGGGTGGACCGGCGCGTGGCCCGCGGAGAGGAGCAACAGCGGCTGCTGCTCTACCACACGCACCTGAGGCCGCGGCCCCGTGCCTATTACCTGgagccgctgccgctgccgccggaAGATGAagagccccctgcccctgccctgctggaGCCTGAGAAAAAGGCTCCAGAACCCCCCAAAACCGACAAACCTGGGGCTGCCCCACCCAACACTGAGGAACGCAAGAAGAAGTCCACCAAGGGCAAGAAACGCAGCCAGCCTGCCGCCAAGACAGAG GACTATGGAATGGGCCCGGGCCGCAGTGGCCCCTATGGAGTGACAGTGCCTCCAGACCTCCTGCACCACGCCAACCCTGGCTCCATATCCCACCTTAGCTACAGGCAGGGCTCCATAGGCCTGTATACCCAGAACCAGCCACTACCGGCAG GCGGCCCTCGCGTGGACCCATACCGCCCTGTGCGGTTACCTATGCAGAAGATGCCAACCCGACCACCTTACCCTGGAGTGCTGCCCACGACCATGACTGGCGTCATGGGGCTGGAACCCTCCTCCTACAAGACCTCCGTGTACCGGCAGCAGCAGCCTGCGGTGCCCCAAGGACAGCGCCTTCGCCAACAGCTCCAGGCAAAGATA CAGAGTCAGGGGATATTGGGACAGTCGTCTGTCCATCAGATGACTCCCAGCTCTTCCTACGGTTTGCAGACCTCCCAG ggctATACTCCTTATGTTTCTCATGTGGGATTACAGCAACACGCAGGCCCCGCAG ATCCTACTCGCCACCTGCAACAGCGGCCCAGTGGCTATGTGCACCAGCAGGCCCCAACCTACGGACACGGGCTGACCTCCACTCAAAG GTTTTCACACCAGACCCTGCAGCAAACGCCCATGATAGGCACCATGGCCCAGCTGGGCGCACAGGGCGTCCAGGCCGGCGTCCGGTCGGCTTCCATTCTgcctgagcagcagcagcagcagcagcagcagcagcaacagcagcagcagcaacagcagcagcagcagcagcagcagcagcagcagcagcagcagcagcagcagcagcagcagcaacagtaCCACAtccggcagcagcagcagcagcagatccTGCGG cagcagcagcagcagcaacagcagcagcagcagcagcagcagcaacagcagcagcagcagcagcagcagcagcagcagcagcagcaacaacaagcacaccagcagcagcagcaggcggctccgccccagccccagccccagtcccagccccag TTCCAGCGCCAGGGGCTTCAGCAGACGCAGCAACAACAACAGACAGCGGCTTTGGTCCGGCAACTCCAACAACAGCTCTCCA ATACCCAGCCACAGCCCAGTACCAACATATTTGGACGCTACTGA